In bacterium, the genomic window TGCCTGCCCTTCATGCTGTCCCGCGAGAAGCGCGAAAGGTCGTGGACCAGTATGATCGTGACATCGGCCCGCGCCTTGGCCACCTCGATCATCCGGCGAAACTCATGGCGGCGCTCCTCGTGCCGGAAGGCGCTTGCGGCTTCTTGGAAGGTCTCGACGATCTCTATGCCGTGGCGCTCAGCATATTGCTCGATCTCGCGCAGTTGCTCCGGGATGGACAGGCCTCGTTCCTCCTGGCCCTCCGTTGACACGCGGCCCCAGGCCAGAGCCTTGCGGGGTCCCTTCTCCGCCGCTCCTGAACCTGGCTGCGATGCGCGGATGATCTGTTGGGCGAGACTGATCTTGTCTTCCATAGGAGCCCCTCTGGCTGCCTCTCGCGGACCTGCGATGTGCACTCCCCCTGATTATACAACGTGACGGCGATTATGTCTTGATGGCAATGGCCTGACAGCGCCGCGCCTCCAGTACCGTGCCGCGGGGAAGGCGGCTGCACGGCTACTTCTGCCAGCCGTCCATCACCCCTGTTGCAGCGTTACAGGGTTACACCCCTGTTGCAGAACTCCTCCCGCGAGGAGTAGTAGCCGCAAGTTCTGGAACAGACCCCTCAACCTGTAACCTTGTAACCCCCTATGCCGTCTTCAGCCCGATCCCGGTGTACTGCCGCGTCGGCCTGCCGTTGTGCCGCAGAGTCACCTTGTCGAATCGCTCCCCGATGTTCGTGCCGAACGTCGTGCTTGACATGCGCTCGCGTGGAGGCAGCCCGGCCTCGTCGCAGTAGTCCTGGTAGGCCTTGAACAGTTCGCCAGCGGGCACTCGCAGGTTCTCGCCGGCCTCGCAGTATTGGGCGAGGAAGTCGCCGAGACGGTCGGACACTTCCTGCCACTGCTGCGAGGCCATCACGACTGCCTCCGGTTGCGGTAGCCCTTCGGCGATCCACAACCCTGCGCCCGCCACCGCCCAGGCGAGAATCCCCGGCAGTTCGGCCATGAGCCTGTCGCGCAAGTCCGGTTCGGCCTGCGGGCTGAAGCTCCGCGTGAAGGGTATGAGGCGCACCCTTCGCCAGAAGTCGAGGCTGTCGTCGTGAACACGCGGTCGGTGGTTGCAGGCCAGCCAGAGCTTCCCGCAGGGCTGGAACGAATAGGGCATCGCATAGAGTGCCCGCGCCGTCATGGGGTCCCCGCCTGTCCAGGCTTTGAGACGGCTCTCGTTGAGACGGGCGGCCTCGGCGGTCTCGCTGGCAGTGACTACGCGCGCGCCGTCGAGAACCACCACGTCACAGGATACGCTCGCTCGGTTCGCGGCCTCGAAGGTGCCGAAGCCCGTGTTCGCGGCGTAGTCGCCGAGGACCGCGCGAAGAAGGTCAAGCAAGACCGACTTCCCGTTACTGCCGCGCCCATGTAGCAGGAAGAACACCTGCTCACTCATAGCTCCGGTGAGGCTGTATCCGATGGCCCGCCAGACGAAGTTGACAAGCTCCCCGTCATCGGCAAAGGCCTCCTGCAGGAACCGACTCCACCGCGGACACGTCGCCTGCGGGTCATAGGCCACGGTCGTCTGCTTCGTCACGAGGTCGGCGGCGGCACCGTCGCGCAGGGCCGCCGTCCGCAGGTCCACAATACCATTCGGCACACCTAGCAGGTAGGGGTCGGCGTCCCAGTCGTTGCCCCGATCCGCGATAGGCAACTCGTTCTTCGCCAAGTCGAGACACGCGGTCAGCTTCGCCGCCGACTCCGAGGAGAAGGCCCAGGTCCGTCCCTCCTTGTCATCGAGTCGGCCAGCAGCATCATAGCGCCGCCGCGCGGCTGCCTTGACAAGGCGCTTGAGTTCGCCGCCACTGTCCACTTGCCAACGGTGTTCCGCAAACAGCAGCCATCGGTTGCGCCGATGGTCGAATCGGACGCGATCACCGAACAGGTCGGCGAATAGCTCCGCGTTGCCGCTGTCGGTGCGGCGGTACGCATTGATGCGCGCGTCATGCGGTTCCAGGTCCCCCACCGGTTCGTACCGGCCTATGCTGGCGGCGATCCGGGCGACTTCCGAATCAGGCAGGGGCGGCTGGTATTCGCGGTTACGCGCTTGCAGTGCCGCCAGCATTTCCTCCGCCCTCAGTCCCGCTCGCCGCAACTTCCCGGCCAGGCTCGCCAGGGCGCAGTTCCGCTCGCCCTCTTTGATGGGTCCTACCGCTGCTGGTCTGCCCTTCTGCGGCTTGTCGGCGTCCGCGCGCAGGGCCTCCAGCAACCACTGCGGACACTCGGCCAGGGCGACTTCATCCGGGCTGCAGCCGTAAGCCCACGAGTATTCAGCCCCTGTGGGATGTATGCTTCCTGCCGCCACTACATAGCCGCCTGCGGCTTTCACGTGCAAGCCGGGTCCAACGGCTTCTCCCCGCGAGTCGTTCCTCACCGGGAATGGTGGATGCGCGAAGTAGAAGTGAGTCCCGCCGCCGGGCCTCCCGGTCTCGACGGCCAAGGTCGCAGGCATGGGCTTGCCGGCCAGAGAGGAGCGCCCCTCCTCGTCGTCAACGTCCAGCACGAGCAGCCCCGAGGTCGGGCCGCAGGCAATGCCGACGTTCGCGAGAGACCACTTCCCCCACCATGCCCTGATCTGCGCCGGGTCGGTGGTTGCCTCAGTGACACCGTGCTCATTCTGAGGTCTCTTGGCGCGCGGTCTGAGAGGAAAGACGGGCCATCCTCGGGCCGCATACGCTAAGGCTGTCTCCACGAACACCCTAGTTGACATGAGTTCCCTCGCGGTAGGGGAGGGATCAAAGCGGGGGCCGCACCGCGAGGAAGACGGCCCCACGCATCGATCCAAAGTTCTGCAGAGCTACGTGGCTGGAACTGCCTCCTCGCCAGGTTGCGCCTGTGCAGGCGGCTCGTCAGGAAGCAAGCAGCGGACATTCGGGTTCTTCGTCGGCGGTTCGGTGAGCAATCCGGGATGGTCCGCCAAGTACGCCTGCGCCACCAGTCGCGCCAACACGGCCTCAAGCTCGCGGAGCGCCGCGCCCGGAGCGGTCTGATCGCCAAGGGTATATGTCATCTTGTACTGTATGAGGCGCGCTGACATGCCCATTCGCTCTCGAAAACGAAGAAACCGGACACGTGGCCCCTCGTGCGACAAAGGCCAGTGTCCGGCTTCTATCCTGCCGACTGTGCTGCAGGAAGTGAACTACATCTTGCCGCGCTCCTTGTGTGGACTCGACCTAAGCAGCTCCCTTAGGTGTAGTAGTGCCTGCTTGGGGTCGTCACCTGCGGCCTGTCGCGCCTTCTCCCAGACAGCGACGAAGGCCCCAGGCGAACCGGCTGCCTTGAAGTCAGCCTCGGCAAGCTCCTCCGCCCGCTGCCAAAGTGCCCTCTTCTCATTCTGCAGTAGCGTGTAGTTCTGTTTGCACACTGCACGCCCGCAA contains:
- a CDS encoding phage/plasmid primase, P4 family encodes the protein MSTRVFVETALAYAARGWPVFPLRPRAKRPQNEHGVTEATTDPAQIRAWWGKWSLANVGIACGPTSGLLVLDVDDEEGRSSLAGKPMPATLAVETGRPGGGTHFYFAHPPFPVRNDSRGEAVGPGLHVKAAGGYVVAAGSIHPTGAEYSWAYGCSPDEVALAECPQWLLEALRADADKPQKGRPAAVGPIKEGERNCALASLAGKLRRAGLRAEEMLAALQARNREYQPPLPDSEVARIAASIGRYEPVGDLEPHDARINAYRRTDSGNAELFADLFGDRVRFDHRRNRWLLFAEHRWQVDSGGELKRLVKAAARRRYDAAGRLDDKEGRTWAFSSESAAKLTACLDLAKNELPIADRGNDWDADPYLLGVPNGIVDLRTAALRDGAAADLVTKQTTVAYDPQATCPRWSRFLQEAFADDGELVNFVWRAIGYSLTGAMSEQVFFLLHGRGSNGKSVLLDLLRAVLGDYAANTGFGTFEAANRASVSCDVVVLDGARVVTASETAEAARLNESRLKAWTGGDPMTARALYAMPYSFQPCGKLWLACNHRPRVHDDSLDFWRRVRLIPFTRSFSPQAEPDLRDRLMAELPGILAWAVAGAGLWIAEGLPQPEAVVMASQQWQEVSDRLGDFLAQYCEAGENLRVPAGELFKAYQDYCDEAGLPPRERMSSTTFGTNIGERFDKVTLRHNGRPTRQYTGIGLKTA